The Niabella beijingensis genomic interval TGGATGCGGCCTTTGGGGATCTCCCCGAAATAATCCGTAGTGGCCACTTTTCCGGAAGCGCCGTCGTTATACGGGATCACAATCGTACAGCCTTCAGAAGGCGTGAACATATCCAGGTTCCACATACAGGGAGCACCGGTCTTTTCATCCCATGCCTGCGTGCCGCTATTGGTAATGCTGTTCACCGTCTGGAACGCAACGGATTTAATTCCTTCTGCCGGGGCCACGCCCAGGTCTGAAGCGATGGCCTCCTTACCGATCAGGGTTACCTGGCGGGCAGCTTTTATCTGCAGCTGTGTACCTGCATAATTCAGAAGATTCATTTCTTTACTCATGGATACAGAAGAAGCATCGGAAGCATCCAGCTTCCAGGGTTCTGTATCGATGGATGCAGGCGTCTTCCAGTTCTCAAACTCCATCTTCGCTCCCGGCCTGAAGTACAGCGAGAACAAACCACCCTCCGGCCCCAGCCATAGCCGGTCTTCTCCGCCATAGGCGTTCATGTGCGCATCTTCCGGTCCTTCAAATGCCTTGTAGTTCACCCATCCAAAGCTTTTACCTGCCGGTCCGTCGGCAGAAGAGGTAAATACTTTTGCCTGGTACCGGGGCGAAACAATGACCTGACTGGCTCCGTCGGCACTTTTAAGCACGATCAGCCCGCTGTCCTTCTGCTGAAGAAAATGCACATCATATCCAAAACTTCCGGGCGCATGATCAGTCATAGTATCAGTTGTTTGTGCCGAATCCGATGAGGCAGCCGGTGTTTTTGTGCCTCCGTTACAGGAGCACAACAATACGCCGGCGGCCAGCACCGGGAATAGCTGATTTTTCAGTTTCATTTTTATAATTTTTTACAAAGAACGCCTTAATAAAAACAGACAGGCTATCGCTGCATTTCCCGCTGCTACCGGAAAGCATCAGTTCACTTCCAGTATATCCATTTCGGGAAGTTTGGGAAATTTTTTATGCGGTTCGGTCTGGTACCAGTAGGCCACGGTTATTATATCAGAATGCTGTGGAAGGTACCTTCCGCCCGACTTCCAGCCCAGATCCTGGATGGTCACTTTAAGATCCTTGTCGAAGCGGATCGGGTCCATGATGTGCCAGCGGTACATTCCAAACCGCATCTGCGATCCGTACATCCCGTCCGGTCGCAATACCTGATGCAGTCCTGCGTAAGCAGTGGAGAACTCCTGGTACTGCCGGGTACGTTTGTTCTCAAAATTATAGGAGCCGCAGAAATAATCTTCGGTACCGGTACCCACAATGGTGGCATAATCATCATCCCCATCCATAAAGAATTTGATCTCGCCTTCACCCCACCAGCCATTATTGGTAACACCTACACCCATATAGGTACCCACATACTGCCCCTTTCCTTTTACACCATCGAGGATGGTATGCAGTGATCCCATATTGGGTTTGCTGCGGCGGTACTGCGCATGAAAATAACCCTCATCCGGTCCAACATCCGTCAGGGTATAATCCACCTGATAATACAGGCGCATGGGTTGCGAATCGAGATTCTGCATCGTGATCTTACAGTTTTTCCGGAACGGCATTTTCCAGTAGCTGTTAAACGCGCTTCCGGGGTTAACCGTCATTGCCAGCGAATTCAGTGGAGAAAATTCATTCCATCCGATACCAAAGAACGGGCCCACCGGGCTCTCTACCGAAGGATCGGCTTCCCCGTCATAATAGATCCGGAAAATGGAAAAATTAAAATTCCCTGTCGGGGTCATCCAGATATGCTGAACGGCACCCGGACCGGCTATATCTGCCATGGTAAAGGTTTCGCCGGGCTCTATGATTATAAAAGGATTTACTTTCCAGCCTTTACCCAGATCCCGGGCTTCATTGGCGGCGTTGGCCACATTGCGTTTTCCTTTATCCCGCACCGGGTCGGCCATTCCCCCCTTCGCTTTTTCCCCTGTGAAATTCTCGGGACTGATGGAGCGGGTTTTAGCATCGGAAAGACGCGATAGATTTCCAAGGCTCATATCGAGCCCGTTGAATTTCTCCTGTGCGAAGCCCGAATAAAAGGCGATTGACAGTAACAACAGGAATCCAATTTTTTTCATACAGACTTTTTTAAACAATGAACAATCGTGACAGTAAGCTTATACGTTTAAGCAAAAATAAAGTGTTTGTTTTTATTTACCAATTTATTCTTCGAAAAAGTTTTTCCCTGTTGAAAAGCCGTCAAATCCGGGTCCAGACCGGGTTTCAGCCAGGCCGATCCGCGGAAGTTTTTTTCTGCTGATTACTGCGGAGCATTACGATAAACACGCTGCATGGCCAACCCGCGCTTATCGCGGGAAAGCCTTCCCCGATCGCTGCAGATCGTTAACTGCATTTACCTGCGATCAACACCGTCCCTGGATTTCCGGCGGTTGCTGCTCTCTCCTTTTATAATGATGGATGGCACTGTTATCTTAGCAGGTTTTTTGCTCCGCGCATCGATCGACTGCATCAGCGACTGAACCGCATTTTCGCTGATGGCCTGAAGATTCTGCTTTATATAGGTTATAGAAGAGTAAAAGAAATCGAATACATCACTTTCATCAAAACTGATCACGCCAAGATCCTGCGGTACCCGGATCCCTTTTGCATGGATCACCTTAAGCGACTGCACCGAGATGCTGTTGGTAGCAAATACCAGCGAATCCACCACCCGGTTCCTAGGGTCCAGCAGGCGTTCCAGCGCACCGGTCACATGTTCCTTGTAATTTCCATAAGGCACTTTTGCAAACCACCGGGAATTGAACCGGATGCCGTTGTCCTTTAGCGCATCCTTATAGCCCGCCACCCGGTCGATCATATGGGTCAGTGTGGTATCGTAGGCGATAATGCCTGGTTTTTTATATCCATTCCTGATCAGCAGTTTCACTGCATTGTACATCGCATCGTGGTTGTCGGTAACCACCACATTGGTTTCGATCTCATGAAACCCGCGGTCCATCAGTACAAACGGAATACCTTTATTACGGAGCTCTTCGATCTGCGATTGTGAGCCGGCTACCGGGGTAATGATGAGGCCGTCTACCTGGCGGTTGAGAAAGGTGCTGATAAGGTTCTGCGATTTTTCCAGCTGTTCATCGCTGCTGCCGAACAAAACCGTATATCCCCGCTGTTGTGCCTCCAGCTCTATGATCCGTGCCAGCATGGCAAAGAAGGGATTCGAGATATCAGCAACGATCAAACCGATGGTATGTGTTTTCCCGAATTTCAGCCCCCGGGCAATCAGGTTGGGCTGGTAGTTCAGATCAGCAGCTACTTTCCGTATTTTCTTCGCGGCGGCTTCTCCTACCCGGGCCTCTTTTTCCTTTCCGTTCAGCACATAAGAAACCAGGGCAGTGGACACTCCTACTTTCTGGGCAATATCTTTAAGTGATACTCTTTTCTTTATCATCCGCATTCGTTTTTAGTCTTCATTCATTTTAGGGTTATCCTCCTTATCCGGTACATGCTGCTATAAAGGGGTGTCTGCAAAGTTTGGGCTTCTCCTCTAAAATAAACATTTTTCCATGTATTTTATTTTTATTCCGGAATAATCCGGATTGCTTCCTGCCGCTTTAATGTGCCGGTTCTTTCACCAGCAGTACCCGGTCGAATTTAAGATCAGGGTGTGGCTCCCCGCTCCGGAAAAGAAGGTTTACCGGGATGCTGCCATCCGTTATGGTTACACGGCCCAGTTCCAGATCCCCGGGTGCCGCTGAAAGCAGCACCTGCTGCCAGTTCCGGCCCC includes:
- a CDS encoding LacI family DNA-binding transcriptional regulator codes for the protein MIKKRVSLKDIAQKVGVSTALVSYVLNGKEKEARVGEAAAKKIRKVAADLNYQPNLIARGLKFGKTHTIGLIVADISNPFFAMLARIIELEAQQRGYTVLFGSSDEQLEKSQNLISTFLNRQVDGLIITPVAGSQSQIEELRNKGIPFVLMDRGFHEIETNVVVTDNHDAMYNAVKLLIRNGYKKPGIIAYDTTLTHMIDRVAGYKDALKDNGIRFNSRWFAKVPYGNYKEHVTGALERLLDPRNRVVDSLVFATNSISVQSLKVIHAKGIRVPQDLGVISFDESDVFDFFYSSITYIKQNLQAISENAVQSLMQSIDARSKKPAKITVPSIIIKGESSNRRKSRDGVDRR
- a CDS encoding DUF6786 family protein; the encoded protein is MKLKNQLFPVLAAGVLLCSCNGGTKTPAASSDSAQTTDTMTDHAPGSFGYDVHFLQQKDSGLIVLKSADGASQVIVSPRYQAKVFTSSADGPAGKSFGWVNYKAFEGPEDAHMNAYGGEDRLWLGPEGGLFSLYFRPGAKMEFENWKTPASIDTEPWKLDASDASSVSMSKEMNLLNYAGTQLQIKAARQVTLIGKEAIASDLGVAPAEGIKSVAFQTVNSITNSGTQAWDEKTGAPCMWNLDMFTPSEGCTIVIPYNDGASGKVATTDYFGEIPKGRIHFSNGLLFFKADGKSRGKLGIPPGRVKNVAGSYDAIGNVLTIVRYDIDPAGKYLNQEWRTDRPPFSGDAMNAYNDGPLADGKQMGPFYEIESVSPAAFLKPGTALTHRHNVYHFTGAKEGLNSIAQKVLGVSVDEIAKAFK
- a CDS encoding glycoside hydrolase family 172 protein encodes the protein MKKIGFLLLLSIAFYSGFAQEKFNGLDMSLGNLSRLSDAKTRSISPENFTGEKAKGGMADPVRDKGKRNVANAANEARDLGKGWKVNPFIIIEPGETFTMADIAGPGAVQHIWMTPTGNFNFSIFRIYYDGEADPSVESPVGPFFGIGWNEFSPLNSLAMTVNPGSAFNSYWKMPFRKNCKITMQNLDSQPMRLYYQVDYTLTDVGPDEGYFHAQYRRSKPNMGSLHTILDGVKGKGQYVGTYMGVGVTNNGWWGEGEIKFFMDGDDDYATIVGTGTEDYFCGSYNFENKRTRQYQEFSTAYAGLHQVLRPDGMYGSQMRFGMYRWHIMDPIRFDKDLKVTIQDLGWKSGGRYLPQHSDIITVAYWYQTEPHKKFPKLPEMDILEVN